One Kallotenue papyrolyticum genomic window carries:
- a CDS encoding formate/nitrite transporter family protein — MLALLAGMYVSFGAIFSTTALAGSVGVVPYGLSRVIAGFTFTLALMLVVVGGAELFTGNTLMVIAWAQRRIRLGAMLRNWAIVYVGNFVGALATAALMVAAAQYSFGQGAVGATALNLARTKVQLGWGQALALGVLANTLVCLALWLSFSARSTTDRLLAVMFPLATFVAAGFEHSIANMYFVPVALWIKQVAPDSFWQVIGATPADYAALSWSTFVWRNLIPVTLGNILGGAVVVGLAYWWALLRQATAKQRFESGLTGAQPAPASR; from the coding sequence GTGCTCGCACTGCTAGCCGGCATGTACGTCTCCTTTGGAGCGATCTTTTCCACCACTGCGCTTGCCGGCAGCGTGGGCGTGGTGCCCTATGGTCTAAGTCGTGTCATCGCCGGCTTCACCTTCACGCTTGCCCTGATGCTGGTGGTGGTGGGCGGCGCAGAGCTGTTCACCGGCAATACGCTGATGGTCATCGCCTGGGCACAGCGACGCATCCGCCTGGGGGCGATGCTACGCAACTGGGCGATCGTCTATGTCGGCAATTTTGTGGGAGCGCTGGCAACCGCAGCGCTGATGGTAGCTGCCGCTCAGTACAGCTTTGGACAGGGCGCGGTGGGCGCGACAGCGCTGAACCTCGCCAGAACCAAGGTGCAGCTTGGCTGGGGCCAGGCGTTGGCGCTGGGCGTGCTGGCCAACACGCTGGTCTGTCTGGCCTTGTGGCTCAGCTTCAGCGCGCGCAGCACCACCGATCGCCTGCTGGCGGTGATGTTTCCCCTGGCGACCTTTGTGGCCGCAGGTTTTGAACACAGCATCGCCAACATGTACTTTGTGCCGGTCGCGTTGTGGATCAAGCAGGTCGCGCCGGACAGCTTCTGGCAGGTGATTGGCGCCACGCCCGCCGACTATGCCGCCCTGAGCTGGAGCACATTTGTGTGGCGCAATCTCATTCCGGTGACGCTGGGCAACATCCTAGGCGGCGCAGTGGTGGTAGGCCTCGCCTACTGGTGGGCGCTGCTGCGACAAGCCACAGCCAAGCAGCGTTTCGAAAGCGGTCTCACGGGAGCACAACCGGCACCAGCGTCCCGCTAG